Genomic window (Phragmites australis chromosome 5, lpPhrAust1.1, whole genome shotgun sequence):
TTTATCCGGCTCATGAGCTCATCTTTATCTTCATTCACATGAGAATCCGGCTGGTTCGGAGCGTCGGCCGGACACCGACAGACCCTGCTAGACTTAGAAAAAGGCGAAGGCACCCACCAGTAGAAATAGACGGACCATTTCGCTGCGCCGCTCGATCCCCGTTGAAGGCACGAGCGAGAGTCATCGACGACTTTTCGCGTCATCTTGTTCTCGGGGCGCAAGAAGGCGTGCGGTGGGATGGCTACAAGAACGGCCGTGAGGAGGATTCCCCAGCCTGCTAACTGGGCAGTGGTTGCGGAGGCCGTGGCGAGGAGGATGGAGGGCgtgggcggtggcggtggcggtggcctcGTGCCGCGCTACTTCAGCGGCAAGACCTCTGGCAGGGTGCTCGGCGAGGAGGAGAGCGCCGCCGAGAACGTCTACATAAAGGTGATGATCGATTACTGCTGCGTGTGCGAGTGCTGGGATTTGATTGTGCTAATTACTCCTAACTAATTACACCGAGCTGATTGATTAAGCAGAGGATGGAGCGGGAGAAGCTGAGGAGGAAGGCGGACAAGGACAAGGCCGAGGCAGCCAAGAGGGACAAAGGGGACAAGGTGCGAAGCCAGCAATCATTTACCACCAGCTTGTTTAATTCATGATTTATCTCGCATCGTTTTCAAGAAAACTCTGAATTCTTTGGGTTGTTTGTGATGATATGTTTTTGCTCTTGGTTGGTTGATTGCAGAAGGGTGAGGCACATCCGAGGTGATGATCAGATGATACGGTGATGGTGTGGAGAAGGTTATGGATAACTCTGCCCGTGGTGTGTTATCAATATGAACTGTACTCGTAGTGATTCTATCTTGTCGTTGTAAATTAATAGTAGCGGGTTTCTCGAGCCGACTATGTCCGCAGTCTGTATGATAAATAATGAATAAAACAAACAGAAACTTGCAGTACTACGCGATGTTGTGGGATGTCGAGACTGGTCAAAAATACCAATTTCACACGTACGATGGGTCTAGAAATCAATTTCTAACATAtggtaattttataaattaatattattataacattacactttattattattaaatgGCTTATAAAGTGATCATCGAGGATGAAGATCTAAATAAAACTACGTAACTACGCAATTTCTCTAATTCTTCGTAACATCTTCGTAGACACGATTAACGTATAATACATCTTAGAACAATATATCCTCAGCGAACTCTTCGATTTCTTCTCTAACTGAGTATTTAGTGATAACAAGAATAAGCACATATCATACTCAACAAGTTATAAGAAAATATTATATGTACAAGGCTTGAGAGCAACATGACAATATAGTTCTTTTGTATAAAATGGCATTTAAGTAAAAGCATTTGAAAAACAATAgtaataaaataattaactgTAAATAAACAACTACCTCAAGATTCCAATAATCTTAACTTAATCAACCTTTTAACATTTCAACTAAAGTTCCTACCACCAATGTTGAACAACACCTCAACTATAGTTCTCACTACGATGATTGACCAAACCAATCAAATCATCAAGTTCTAATTATTTGAGGTTTTTCTTACCACTCATAACCGTGAATACGGCTAATTAaccagttttatactctgcagaagTCTCAATTTCTTTGACAACATTTCTTGAGCCATCTTAACCGGGTCCTTGCCCAAGGTCACACGCTTAGCAAGCCTGATACTCCTTCTAGGAGTGCTGGTGGGGTTTGGCTCGTTTGAAGATGCCCCAAGGGAGGTGGGTAATGGAGAGCATTAGATAATGGGAATTTTGATTGGAGTGGTGACTGATGCAATGAACTCTTGAACGTCAGTTACTTGCACTTGGTCACCAG
Coding sequences:
- the LOC133917520 gene encoding uncharacterized protein At2g27730, mitochondrial-like, whose protein sequence is MATRTAVRRIPQPANWAVVAEAVARRMEGVGGGGGGGLVPRYFSGKTSGRVLGEEESAAENVYIKRMEREKLRRKADKDKAEAAKRDKGDKKGEAHPR